In Flavobacterium sp. CBA20B-1, one DNA window encodes the following:
- a CDS encoding cupin domain-containing protein — translation MDTPQSDDIYGRARVEDTPELEAYYKELEGLGAGALWTVANDIEPWEPRSSSIPMLWKYEDLRHLVLKSSELVTPEKAGRRVVYLVNDKRRDVSAAVGWLYTGIQVTRPGEFTSAHRHKASALRFIMEGEGGYTVVDGNKIMLEVNDFVITPNSTWHEHGVEEGGKTCIWQDGLDIPLVNALEANDYAVYDGTQPLTAPINHSPMTYGGTGLIPPDKEWNKPYSPLFKYSWKTVYPALLEAEKVNDVNRFDGIIMQYSNPLTGGHVMQTMGASIQLLPKGFNGKAHKHTGSFVYQCAKGKGYTIINGKRFDWKERDIFCVPSWAWHEHHNLSDTEDACLFSFNDLPVIESLGLYQSRELEENNGHQKIQ, via the coding sequence ATGGATACACCACAATCAGACGATATTTACGGTCGTGCACGAGTTGAAGACACGCCGGAATTAGAAGCATATTATAAAGAATTAGAAGGATTGGGCGCTGGTGCTTTATGGACGGTTGCCAACGATATTGAACCTTGGGAACCAAGAAGTTCATCGATTCCAATGTTATGGAAATACGAAGATTTAAGGCATTTGGTTTTAAAATCTTCCGAACTGGTTACACCCGAAAAAGCAGGTCGTCGCGTTGTTTATTTAGTGAACGATAAACGCAGAGATGTAAGTGCTGCTGTGGGCTGGCTGTACACCGGAATTCAGGTTACGCGTCCCGGAGAATTTACTTCGGCTCATCGTCACAAAGCTTCGGCATTACGTTTTATCATGGAAGGAGAAGGCGGATACACGGTTGTTGATGGTAACAAAATTATGTTAGAAGTTAACGATTTTGTCATTACTCCCAATTCCACTTGGCATGAACATGGTGTAGAAGAAGGCGGAAAAACCTGCATTTGGCAAGATGGGTTGGATATTCCTCTCGTAAATGCTTTGGAAGCCAATGATTACGCAGTTTACGATGGAACGCAGCCTTTAACTGCACCTATCAATCATTCACCAATGACTTACGGCGGAACCGGATTGATTCCGCCTGATAAAGAATGGAACAAACCGTATTCTCCCCTATTTAAATATTCTTGGAAAACGGTTTATCCGGCACTTTTAGAAGCCGAAAAAGTGAACGATGTAAATAGGTTCGATGGAATTATCATGCAGTACAGCAATCCGTTAACGGGTGGTCACGTTATGCAAACCATGGGAGCTTCCATTCAATTGTTGCCAAAAGGTTTCAACGGAAAAGCGCATAAACACACCGGTTCATTCGTGTATCAGTGTGCAAAAGGAAAAGGTTACACGATCATCAACGGCAAACGTTTCGATTGGAAAGAGCGTGATATTTTCTGTGTTCCGAGTTGGGCTTGGCACGAACATCATAATTTATCTGATACCGAAGATGCTTGTCTGTTTTCGTTTAATGATTTACCTGTTATTGAAAGTTTAGGTTTGTATCAATCAAGAGAATTAGAGGAAAATAATGGGCATCAAAAAATTCAATAA
- the tnpA gene encoding IS200/IS605 family transposase, with protein sequence MPFIKVYIHFVWSTKNRNPFLKTLEIREAMWQHIKQNAAEKGIFIDFISGYTDHCHCLISLGSDQTISKIMQLIKGESANWFNKQQYIEEKFQWQEEYFAVSVSESIVDKVRNYIKNQEVHHSKKSFQEEYIELIEKFGFKEFNDKTN encoded by the coding sequence ATGCCATTTATAAAAGTCTACATACATTTTGTTTGGAGTACAAAAAACAGAAATCCTTTTCTCAAAACACTCGAGATAAGAGAAGCCATGTGGCAACATATAAAGCAAAATGCAGCAGAGAAAGGTATTTTTATTGATTTTATAAGTGGTTACACCGATCATTGTCATTGTTTAATTTCATTAGGATCAGATCAAACCATAAGTAAAATAATGCAGCTTATTAAAGGTGAATCGGCAAATTGGTTTAATAAACAACAATATATTGAAGAAAAATTTCAGTGGCAAGAGGAATATTTTGCAGTTTCAGTGTCAGAATCTATTGTTGATAAAGTAAGAAATTATATAAAAAATCAAGAGGTTCATCATTCAAAAAAATCTTTTCAAGAAGAATATATAGAACTAATTGAAAAATTTGGATTTAAAGAATTTAACGATAAAACCAACTAA
- a CDS encoding carbon-nitrogen hydrolase family protein, with protein sequence MEFNQFKAATVQTAPVFLNVEKTIDKAISFIKEAHENGAKLIAFPEVFIAGYPYWNWIMTPVQGSKWYEELYKNSVSVNDASMQKLYKAAKDFDMNIVIGINERGDSFGEIYNTNLIIDNHGNVIGKHRKLVPTWAEKLTWTSGDGSSLKVYPTEVGPVGTLACGENTNTLARFTLLSQGELIHIANYISLPVAPPDYDMAEAIKIRAAAHSFEGKLFTIVSCSTISQEIKDALRADVPNVDEMLDRKSSAFSGFIGPNGAVIGQPLIDEEGIIYADIDLSKCIQPKQMHDILGHYNRFDIFDLRVNVAPTKKITFINKED encoded by the coding sequence ATGGAATTCAATCAATTTAAAGCAGCAACGGTTCAAACCGCACCTGTTTTTCTTAACGTAGAAAAAACAATCGATAAAGCTATATCGTTCATAAAAGAAGCGCATGAAAACGGAGCAAAATTAATTGCTTTTCCCGAGGTTTTTATTGCCGGATATCCTTATTGGAACTGGATTATGACTCCGGTTCAAGGCAGTAAATGGTACGAAGAACTGTACAAAAATTCAGTTTCTGTGAACGATGCATCTATGCAGAAACTATACAAAGCAGCAAAAGATTTCGATATGAATATTGTGATTGGAATTAACGAACGCGGCGATAGTTTTGGTGAAATTTACAACACCAATTTAATTATAGACAATCACGGAAATGTTATCGGTAAGCATAGAAAACTAGTTCCAACATGGGCTGAAAAATTAACATGGACATCGGGCGACGGTTCTTCGCTAAAAGTATATCCTACCGAAGTTGGTCCGGTTGGAACATTGGCTTGTGGCGAAAACACCAACACTTTGGCGCGATTTACATTGCTTTCTCAAGGCGAATTAATCCACATAGCCAATTATATTTCATTGCCAGTTGCCCCACCTGATTACGATATGGCAGAAGCGATAAAAATTCGTGCTGCAGCGCATTCTTTTGAAGGAAAGTTGTTTACCATTGTTTCGTGTTCAACGATTTCACAGGAAATTAAAGATGCTTTACGTGCCGATGTTCCCAATGTTGATGAAATGTTAGACAGAAAAAGCAGTGCCTTTTCAGGATTTATCGGTCCGAACGGAGCTGTGATCGGTCAGCCTTTAATTGATGAAGAAGGAATTATTTATGCCGATATCGATCTTTCAAAATGTATCCAACCAAAGCAAATGCATGATATTCTGGGGCATTACAATCGTTTTGATATTTTTGATTTAAGAGTGAATGTTGCTCCCACAAAAAAAATTACCTTTATAAATAAAGAAGATTAA
- a CDS encoding DUF1572 family protein: MNQSTQLANRFREVILNGTWIANTNFKDQLVDSDWQIVTKKVDSLNTIAALAQHIHYYISGILNVFNGGTLDIKDQFSFDFSPVESQEQWNLFLNRFWNDAEEFIRKVETMSDDKLNSVFVDEKYGTYRRNIEAMIEHSYYHLGQIVLIKKMLSQNKQD; encoded by the coding sequence ATGAATCAGTCAACACAATTAGCTAATCGTTTTCGTGAAGTAATTCTCAACGGAACTTGGATTGCCAATACTAATTTTAAAGATCAGTTGGTTGATTCAGACTGGCAAATCGTAACAAAAAAAGTAGATTCCTTAAACACCATTGCCGCTTTGGCGCAGCATATACATTATTATATTTCAGGAATTTTGAATGTTTTTAATGGCGGAACATTAGATATAAAAGATCAATTCAGTTTCGATTTTTCTCCGGTTGAATCTCAAGAACAATGGAATTTGTTTTTAAATCGATTTTGGAATGATGCTGAAGAATTTATTCGAAAAGTTGAAACGATGAGCGATGATAAATTAAATTCGGTTTTTGTTGATGAAAAATATGGAACTTATCGAAGAAACATCGAAGCCATGATTGAACACAGTTATTATCATTTAGGGCAAATTGTCCTTATCAAGAAAATGTTGTCACAAAATAAACAAGATTAA
- a CDS encoding acyl-CoA thioesterase, protein MSYFIKEEQIRFRHTDFAGIVFYPRFLEMLNDLVEDWFEEALDRPFSKIHETNGIPTVDLKVQFKNAARIGEILTKKLWVKELKSSSVVCGFQFINQQDKTVLEGEVTLVNVAIAEDRKTIKAEAFNDEVKAKIEKYHL, encoded by the coding sequence ATGAGTTATTTTATAAAAGAAGAACAAATACGTTTTAGACATACCGATTTTGCAGGAATTGTTTTTTATCCACGATTTCTTGAAATGTTGAATGATTTGGTTGAAGATTGGTTTGAAGAAGCTTTAGATCGACCTTTTTCTAAAATCCATGAAACCAACGGAATTCCTACAGTAGATTTAAAGGTTCAGTTTAAAAATGCAGCGCGAATTGGTGAAATTCTAACCAAAAAATTATGGGTAAAAGAATTGAAAAGTTCATCGGTAGTTTGCGGTTTTCAATTTATCAATCAGCAAGATAAAACGGTTTTAGAAGGCGAAGTTACCTTGGTAAATGTTGCTATTGCCGAAGACAGAAAAACGATTAAAGCCGAAGCTTTTAATGACGAAGTGAAAGCAAAAATTGAGAAATATCATTTATAA
- a CDS encoding AMP-binding protein, with translation MKDNFAQNNLPEPNFQPDYLFLDLPQFNHPENVNCVERLLDHHIANGKGSNICLKTFGETWTYNDLFEKANQIAHVLVDDLGLQPGNRVLLRSCNNPMMVACWFAVLKAGGIVVATMPLLRSKELKTLIDCAEISHVICGSSLADEMNLVQSDFLKSVSFYRNGSIDELMKSKPKTFQNYNTKADDVAIIGFTSGTTGNPKMTAHYHKDILNICEAFPNYSLQPTEKDIFTGSPPIGFTFGLGGLVLFPMYFGASSFLIEKPSPDVLLQVIQNEKITICFTAPTAWRILTEKSKDYDLSSLRRCISAGETLPLKIWEDWYNATGLKIIDGIGATEMLHIFISSNQENMKPGATGIAITGYEAKIIDENGNNVPHNTPGRLAVRGITGCKYLNRPEKQQQYVQNGWNITGDIFKQDEDGYFWFVARGDDMIISSGYNIAAIEVESVLLMHDEILECAVVGLPDEERGMLVCANIVLKNQANASPELAKEIQNWFKENAAPYKYPRVINFLDQLPKTETGKIQRFKLK, from the coding sequence ATGAAAGACAATTTTGCTCAAAATAATTTACCTGAACCAAATTTTCAACCCGATTATTTGTTTTTGGATTTGCCGCAGTTTAACCATCCGGAAAATGTGAATTGTGTGGAACGTCTTTTAGACCATCACATTGCAAACGGAAAAGGTTCAAATATCTGTTTGAAAACATTTGGCGAAACATGGACGTATAACGATTTGTTTGAAAAAGCAAATCAAATTGCGCATGTTTTGGTCGATGATTTAGGATTGCAACCCGGCAACCGTGTTTTATTACGATCTTGCAACAACCCAATGATGGTTGCGTGTTGGTTTGCCGTTTTAAAAGCGGGTGGCATTGTAGTTGCAACCATGCCTTTATTGCGATCGAAAGAATTAAAAACCTTGATCGATTGTGCTGAAATTTCACATGTAATTTGCGGCAGTTCGTTGGCAGATGAAATGAATCTGGTACAATCAGATTTTTTAAAATCGGTTTCTTTTTATAGAAATGGTTCTATTGATGAATTAATGAAATCGAAACCAAAAACGTTTCAAAACTATAACACTAAAGCAGACGATGTTGCTATTATTGGATTTACTTCCGGCACGACCGGAAATCCAAAAATGACGGCACATTACCATAAAGACATTCTGAATATTTGCGAAGCTTTTCCAAATTATTCACTTCAACCAACCGAAAAAGATATTTTCACAGGAAGTCCGCCAATTGGTTTTACCTTTGGTTTGGGTGGTTTGGTTTTGTTCCCAATGTATTTTGGAGCGAGTTCTTTTTTGATCGAAAAACCAAGTCCTGATGTACTTTTACAGGTCATTCAAAACGAAAAAATCACGATTTGCTTTACCGCTCCAACTGCTTGGCGTATTCTTACAGAAAAATCAAAAGATTACGATTTGTCAAGTTTGCGAAGATGTATTTCGGCAGGAGAAACGCTTCCTTTAAAAATTTGGGAAGATTGGTACAACGCCACCGGCTTAAAAATCATCGATGGCATTGGTGCTACCGAAATGCTTCATATCTTTATATCATCGAACCAAGAGAATATGAAACCGGGAGCAACTGGAATTGCAATTACAGGTTACGAAGCGAAAATCATCGATGAAAACGGAAACAACGTTCCACACAATACACCTGGAAGATTGGCTGTTCGGGGAATTACCGGCTGTAAATATTTAAACCGACCTGAAAAACAGCAACAATATGTACAAAACGGTTGGAATATTACCGGCGATATTTTTAAGCAAGATGAAGATGGTTATTTTTGGTTTGTGGCTCGTGGCGACGATATGATTATTTCATCGGGCTATAACATTGCTGCGATTGAAGTGGAAAGCGTGCTTTTAATGCACGATGAAATTTTAGAATGTGCCGTTGTGGGATTGCCCGATGAAGAGCGTGGCATGTTGGTTTGTGCGAATATCGTTCTAAAAAATCAAGCGAATGCTTCTCCAGAGCTAGCAAAGGAAATTCAAAACTGGTTTAAAGAAAATGCCGCACCTTATAAATATCCGCGGGTAATTAATTTTCTTGACCAATTGCCAAAAACCGAAACAGGTAAAATTCAACGTTTTAAGTTGAAGTAG
- a CDS encoding oxidoreductase, which yields MKITVIGGGPGGLYFSILTKKAMPNWEINVYERNKPDDSFGFGVVFSDETLGEFLKRDMQSYELIRSKFAYWDDIIVARDGQEVSIAGNGFCGCSRKTLLKLLHQRCEEEGVKLHFEQNVDDLSQFKDSDIIVASDGIGSGIRTQFQNEFGTNIQLKSNRFVWMGSTKPLDAFTYFFRTTPYGIIVAHTYQYEEGMSTWIFECTNETWEKLQFEIENEADTVSKLSEIFKEELDGHPLITNKSHWRQFPHVTNKNWHHNNIVLLGDAKATAHFSIGSGTKLTMDCAIGLFDALMANPDNVQNTFQQYEKTRRNPVEMIQYAASVSLEWFENMNRYEKYPFYQFSFGCMTRSKKVTYENLRLRDQSYTDKVLNEFNNSNGNGNSKVAAFSTYKLRGLELSNRIVMSSMGQYAATDGLVNNWHFQHYTSRAIGGLGLIITEMTAVDANGRITLGCAGIYNEEQIAEWKKITDFVHEHTATKIGIQLGHSGRKGAVKKPWEGTNEPIDNAWELLSASAIAFNDKMAVPKEMTVNDMQNVIKQFANATINAEKAGFDMIELQAHHGFLLASFLSPLINNRTDEFGGSVENRLKFPLQVFNVIRENFPSEKPISVRISATDWAENGISQEDVLFIASEFKKAGADIINVSTGNTVENQNPKTGRMWQVPFSDMVRNEADIPTITTGTITDIDQINTIILSGKADLVALGKPLLLDPYFVRKAQAYEQITVTDIPNPYQKGIENLYSSIVSERKQTERMKKALKPKSNKK from the coding sequence ATGAAAATAACGGTTATAGGCGGTGGTCCGGGCGGACTCTACTTTTCAATCTTAACCAAGAAGGCAATGCCCAATTGGGAAATTAATGTTTATGAACGCAACAAACCCGATGACAGTTTTGGTTTTGGAGTGGTTTTTTCGGATGAAACGTTGGGTGAATTTTTGAAACGCGACATGCAGTCATACGAACTAATTCGCAGCAAATTTGCGTATTGGGACGATATTATTGTAGCGCGCGACGGACAAGAAGTTAGCATTGCCGGTAACGGCTTTTGCGGTTGTTCGCGCAAAACGTTGCTTAAATTATTGCATCAGCGTTGCGAAGAAGAAGGCGTGAAATTGCATTTTGAACAAAACGTTGACGATCTTTCGCAGTTTAAAGATTCAGATATCATTGTGGCTTCAGACGGAATTGGCAGCGGAATTCGCACCCAGTTTCAAAATGAATTTGGAACGAATATTCAGTTAAAATCCAATCGATTTGTTTGGATGGGTTCCACTAAACCGTTAGATGCTTTTACCTATTTTTTTAGAACAACGCCCTACGGAATCATTGTTGCACACACCTATCAGTACGAAGAAGGCATGAGCACCTGGATTTTTGAATGTACTAATGAAACGTGGGAAAAATTACAATTTGAAATAGAAAACGAAGCAGATACTGTTTCCAAACTTTCCGAAATATTTAAGGAGGAATTAGACGGTCATCCGCTGATAACCAATAAATCGCATTGGCGACAATTTCCGCACGTAACTAATAAAAATTGGCACCACAACAACATTGTTTTATTGGGCGATGCTAAAGCAACGGCGCATTTTTCAATTGGTTCAGGTACAAAACTGACAATGGATTGCGCAATTGGTTTGTTCGATGCCTTGATGGCAAATCCGGATAATGTTCAAAATACCTTTCAGCAATACGAGAAAACTCGAAGAAATCCGGTAGAAATGATTCAGTACGCTGCATCGGTTTCTTTGGAGTGGTTTGAAAATATGAATCGATACGAAAAATATCCGTTCTATCAATTCTCCTTCGGATGCATGACTCGATCTAAAAAAGTAACCTACGAAAACCTTCGATTAAGAGATCAATCGTACACCGATAAAGTTTTAAACGAATTTAACAATAGCAATGGCAATGGCAATAGCAAAGTTGCTGCTTTTTCCACCTATAAATTACGTGGTTTAGAACTTTCTAACAGAATCGTTATGAGTTCTATGGGGCAATATGCTGCTACCGACGGCTTGGTAAACAACTGGCATTTTCAGCATTACACCTCGCGTGCAATTGGCGGTTTAGGTTTGATTATCACCGAAATGACGGCGGTTGATGCTAACGGAAGAATTACCTTGGGTTGTGCCGGAATTTACAATGAAGAGCAAATTGCAGAATGGAAAAAGATTACTGATTTTGTTCATGAACATACGGCAACAAAAATCGGAATTCAATTAGGGCATTCCGGCAGAAAAGGTGCTGTGAAAAAACCTTGGGAAGGTACAAATGAACCAATTGACAATGCTTGGGAATTACTTTCGGCATCGGCAATTGCGTTTAACGATAAAATGGCAGTTCCTAAAGAAATGACTGTAAATGATATGCAAAATGTCATCAAACAATTTGCAAATGCGACTATAAATGCAGAAAAAGCAGGTTTTGATATGATTGAATTGCAAGCACATCACGGCTTTTTACTGGCATCATTTTTATCGCCCTTAATAAATAACAGAACCGATGAATTTGGTGGATCTGTTGAAAATCGATTAAAATTTCCATTACAAGTTTTTAATGTAATTCGAGAAAATTTTCCTTCAGAAAAACCTATATCAGTCCGCATTTCAGCAACTGATTGGGCAGAAAACGGCATTTCACAAGAAGATGTTCTTTTCATCGCTTCGGAATTTAAGAAAGCAGGTGCCGATATCATTAATGTATCAACAGGAAATACCGTTGAAAATCAAAACCCGAAAACCGGTAGAATGTGGCAGGTTCCTTTTTCTGATATGGTTCGAAACGAAGCAGATATTCCAACCATTACCACTGGAACTATTACCGATATCGATCAGATAAATACCATTATTTTAAGCGGAAAAGCCGATTTGGTTGCTCTTGGAAAACCCTTATTGTTAGATCCTTACTTTGTTAGAAAAGCGCAAGCTTACGAACAAATTACTGTTACAGATATTCCAAATCCCTATCAAAAAGGAATTGAAAATTTATACAGTTCAATAGTTTCTGAAAGAAAGCAAACCGAACGTATGAAGAAGGCTTTGAAACCAAAAAGCAACAAGAAATAA
- a CDS encoding flavin reductase family protein, with protein sequence MQISIKETDSGILYKLLTGLVIPRPIGWISTVDQNGVNNLAPFSFFNVVGEDPPHVMFSTVRTGNKNKDTLNNVLKNKQFVVNLVTEDVVEQMNTTSNAVDCTIDEFQLANLTPISCELIEPKRVAEAKAHFECEMVHHYFLEDHKNGGACVVIGKVLMMHIADEILLENYRINLDKYQPVARLAGSNYSKLGETFSIKRNL encoded by the coding sequence ATGCAAATTTCAATAAAAGAAACCGATTCAGGAATACTTTACAAATTACTCACAGGTTTGGTTATTCCGCGCCCTATTGGCTGGATTTCTACTGTTGATCAAAACGGTGTAAATAATCTTGCGCCCTTTTCTTTTTTTAATGTAGTGGGTGAAGATCCGCCGCATGTAATGTTTTCAACCGTTCGCACAGGTAACAAAAACAAAGACACATTGAACAATGTTTTGAAAAACAAGCAGTTTGTGGTGAATTTAGTTACCGAAGATGTGGTGGAGCAAATGAATACCACTTCTAATGCAGTTGATTGCACAATTGATGAATTTCAGTTAGCAAACCTTACACCCATTTCGTGCGAGTTGATTGAACCAAAGCGTGTTGCCGAAGCAAAAGCCCATTTTGAATGCGAAATGGTGCATCATTATTTTTTGGAAGATCACAAAAATGGCGGTGCATGCGTAGTGATTGGCAAAGTGTTGATGATGCACATTGCCGATGAAATTCTGCTTGAAAATTACCGAATTAATTTAGACAAATACCAACCTGTTGCCCGTTTAGCCGGATCTAACTACAGCAAACTGGGCGAAACTTTCTCTATAAAACGAAATCTATGA
- a CDS encoding DUF4249 domain-containing protein, protein MKKYLYLFSLLFSFLLISCEEEIVLDFGETIPRLVIEGNIFVGEPAFNKITLSTTTDFYSSIKPPVNNAQVSITDLSNNTVYEFVNNNNGDFLNTTFLPEIGRTYELTVIYNNETYKATSTVIDSPEVINVDQKNDGGFTGDSYEITFNFQDNPNEENYYLVQIISPADKSFGVINDQFSNGNIMGDLYFYEKEDVKPGDDLTHYIASINKQYYNYLAKLFSISGETGNPFASPVGTIKGNIINQTNEANFALGYFHIAKRNQYNYIVK, encoded by the coding sequence ATGAAAAAATATCTGTACCTATTCAGTCTGCTCTTTAGTTTTTTATTGATAAGTTGCGAAGAAGAAATCGTATTAGATTTTGGTGAAACTATTCCAAGATTGGTGATAGAAGGTAATATTTTTGTGGGAGAACCTGCCTTTAATAAAATTACATTATCTACTACTACCGATTTTTATTCAAGCATTAAACCGCCTGTAAACAATGCGCAAGTTTCTATTACAGATTTGTCAAATAACACGGTGTATGAATTCGTAAACAATAATAATGGCGATTTTTTAAACACTACTTTTTTACCTGAAATAGGCCGAACTTATGAGCTAACCGTGATTTACAACAATGAAACCTATAAAGCTACATCAACTGTGATTGATTCGCCCGAGGTAATAAACGTGGATCAAAAAAACGATGGCGGTTTTACAGGCGATTCTTATGAAATTACCTTTAACTTTCAAGACAATCCCAACGAAGAAAACTATTATTTAGTGCAAATTATTTCTCCGGCAGATAAAAGTTTTGGTGTGATTAACGACCAGTTTTCAAATGGAAACATCATGGGTGATTTGTATTTTTATGAAAAAGAAGATGTTAAACCGGGCGATGATTTAACGCATTATATTGCATCAATCAATAAACAATATTACAATTATTTAGCAAAATTGTTTTCTATTTCGGGCGAAACCGGCAATCCGTTTGCAAGCCCCGTTGGTACGATTAAAGGAAACATTATCAACCAAACCAATGAAGCAAATTTTGCACTAGGTTATTTCCATATCGCTAAAAGAAATCAATATAATTATATCGTAAAATAA